The genomic window ATCTTCGGCGCTGCGCTGGATCTCCTTTGTGACCTTGGCCGCCTCTTCCATCACGGCCAGAGCGGTGAACGTCGTCTGTTCCAACTTCTGGTCATCCATGGGTTAATCCATTTCCATCCCTCGGTCGCGGTTTCCCCGCTCCCGGCTCCTGGCCTTTTTGATGCGCTCCAAAGCCGCTTCCTTCTCGGCTCGCTTCTGTGCTTCTTCGCGTTCCTTGACCAACCGTGCGGCTTCCCCCGCTCTCTCCCGCTCGCGTTCTTGTGTCAGTCTTTCTGCGGACTTTGCTCGGGCCTGGTTCTCTTTCCACGCAGCATAGCGTGCCTTCACGTCGAGGTCGGCCGCTTCTGCTCGCTTCCCAAAATCGTTGGCGCCTCTCTCACGCTCTTTGCTCTGTTCTCGATCAGGAGCGTTCAAAGCCCGGTCCGTCTGCTGGCCACGGCGCTGCATGGCCGTGGCGGATGGTCCCAAGTGTCGTGACGGTTCTCGGTTAAGCCCCTGCGCCTCAAGGGTCCGGTGATCCACCCGAGCTTCGTGGCCCGCCCTCTCAAGGGCACGGTTGGTCATCTCGGCCCAGGTCGCCCGCACAGCCTCCACCTGTTGCCGGGAAGAGGGTTTGCCCTGAGCACGAAGGGCCTTGTCTTCAAGCTCGATGTCGGCCTTTCCGGCGAGTTTCCCCCTCTCCAAGGTCCGAGTAGTCGTCAGGATGTGGGCATGATAATTCCGATCATCGCCTTCCCTGCTCGGCGCGTGAATCGCCACGTCCACGGCCACGCCGTACTGCTCTGCGAGATGGCAGGCGAACTCCCGGGCCAAGTCCCGGCGCTGCTCCGGCGTCAGTTCTGCCGGCAAAGCCACC from Desulfovibrio sp. TomC includes these protein-coding regions:
- the mobQ gene encoding MobQ family relaxase, which produces MASYHCSVKPVCRGKGRTVTAAAAYRAGVCLEDERTGEVHDFTRKRGVASSEIITPDGSQISRERLWNLAEAAERRKDARVGREYEVALPAELTPEQRRDLAREFACHLAEQYGVAVDVAIHAPSREGDDRNYHAHILTTTRTLERGKLAGKADIELEDKALRAQGKPSSRQQVEAVRATWAEMTNRALERAGHEARVDHRTLEAQGLNREPSRHLGPSATAMQRRGQQTDRALNAPDREQSKERERGANDFGKRAEAADLDVKARYAAWKENQARAKSAERLTQERERERAGEAARLVKEREEAQKRAEKEAALERIKKARSRERGNRDRGMEMD